DNA from Hyalangium minutum:
TCGCGGACTGGGAGCTGCCGACGCGGGACACGCTGGTGGCGCGCTACCCGGAGCATGCCGAGCTGGTCCGCCAGCTCACCCGTCCGGGCTGAGCGACGGGGCGGGTCGAGGCCCCGCATATAATGTTGCGGGGCGCCGGGGATGGGGTGTGTGAGTGTGGGCTAGCGAGGGTTCAGGTGTTCCTGACGTCGCCCACAAGCGCAGGCGCGAAGGCGATGAGGATGAGGGTCCTCTGCTGGGGCATCGCTTGCACCCCGTGACGACGATATGGAGGGCGATACCCTGTTCGAGCAACGCGTCGGTGCTACACGGTGCTAGGCGAACAGTCACTTTCTCCGCAGGGCAGCCCCCTAACCTTCTCCCCTCCTCGCATGAAGGAGTGACACATGGGGCTGAGGCGAATTCCCTGGAGAAGGATGAGCGCACTTGTCGTCGCGTTCCTCGTGGGATGCAGCAGCATCCCACGGGTCCCCCACGTGGAGGACACCGGCCAAGGCCAAGCCGTCGTCCACATTCCCCGCACGGTGGACCTGCAACTCGTCGTGGTGAAACCAGAGGAGTTCCAGCAGGCCATGAGGCGACTGGCGCGCGAGGTGCGACTGTCAGGCACCCCGCGTCAGACGGTGGAGAAGATGTTTCAGATGGACCCGCAGTTCGGCAACTACCTCTACCTGCGGGCGGACAAGAAGTTGGTGCCGCTGGGTTCGGGCGAACCCTGGGACGGCACGTTGACGCAAGACGATCTGGAGACGGCCGAGCGCTACCGGGTCTGGTGCCAGCGCGTTTACAACGTCTACGGGGACTGTCTCGGGGGCGCGTTGGTGGGTGGGCGCTACCTGGACATGCACGGCCGCTACATCTGGGCGCTGGCGCTGAGCAAGAGCCCGGTGATCGACGAGATGAAGAAGGCGCTGGGGGAGATGGTGGAAGTCCGCGCGCTCATCAACACGGTCTTGTGGACGTTGGGTTCCATGCTGCTGATCCTGGCGCTCAACCCCGTAGCTCCGGCGCTGGTGGCGGTGGTTGGCCTGGGGCTGATTCTGTACGTGGGTTACGACACGCTCCGCAACCTTGTCACCGGCTGGATCCAATTGATGGAAGAGGTGAAGGTGGCCACCACCTTCGAGCAGATCCGCGATGCGGGCGAGCGCTTCGGGAAGCTTCTCGGGCGAGAGGCAGCGCGCGCATTCGCCATGCTCCTGATGGCGGCCATTGGCTCGACGGCGAAGCTGTTCGCGGCCAAGGTGCCGACGCTGCCCGGCTCGGCGCAGGTGGCCGTGCAGGCCGATGGCACGGCAAAAATCTCGCTGTCCGCGTTGGGCTCAGTGGAGGAGATCGCGCTGACGGCGGAGGGCGTGAGCGTGACGGTGGCAGCCACCGCGATGACGATGGGGGCCAGTGGCAGTGGCAGCACAGGCCCCTGCATCGAGACGCACCACATCGCCACCATCTGCAACGACACGTCCACCGCGCGCGGGGGCCCGTGGACACCGAGGTTCCGGGAGCTCTTCACCAAGGCGGGAATGTCGATGGAGGATCCGGCGAACAAGATGCCTCTGCCGGGGCACAAAGGACCGCACCCCGAGCGGTATCACCAGATCGTCATGGACGAACTTGCCGGTGCAACGGAGACCTGTCCCAGCGTCGTGGAATGCCGGGAGGCGTTGGCTGGCGCACTCCGGAAACTGGCCAAGCAGATCGCCACCCCGGGAACAGAACTGAACCAACTCGTCACCCGAGCCACGCCACGATAAACGGAGTCCATGTCCCAGCGTTTCTTCAGACTCGCCGACGATGTCAACGTCCCGCACCGCTGGCATCTAGCAATGCCCAGGGACCGACAGAGCCTCAAAGTGGATGACGGGCAGTTCAGGCTTGGCTTCCCCGTCCTCTTCAAGGAGCGATTGAGAATCCCCGTCGAGACTGCGGGCACACCGCTGGACTTCACAGAGGCGGGCATCATGATCCCGGTGGTTCATGTCCGGGTCGCGTCCATGTTCGCAGAGCTGGCCCCAGATGATGTGCAACTGATCCCCGTGGACGTGGAGGGCCAGCCGGATCAGTACCTCATCCTTGTGGCCACACGCCGCATCCACTGTATCGACGAAAAGGCATCCCGGATCGAACTCTGGACGCATGAGGACGGAGTGCCTCACAAGGTCGGTCAGTATTTCTCCGTGCGCGACCTGCGCATCGACAAGTCCAAGGTGGGGAGCGCCCAGGTGCTTCGGTGCGAGGGGTGGACGGGCCCGCTGATCGTCTCCGGGGAGATCAAGGACGCCTTGGATCGCATAGGGGCCACAGGCACGAGGTTCGAGGAGGTCTAGTCCGGTCTTCTGCGTCAGGGTTCTGGCGGCTCCGCGCGCTGGTGCACGGTGATCTGGGCGCTGCCTTGGACGGCAGGGGGAGTGCTGGCTCGGCTGGCGGCGGTGGGCGTCTTCTTGGGCGTGCTTCGGGCCATGCTGATGCTGCGCGACCGGCGCCTCGACAACCCCTGCCGCACCTGTCCGTATGGGAGCAAGCCGTTCTGTGGCCATTACCTGCCGGCCTACGAGCCGGAAATGTCGGGACTTTTGGCGTTCAAAACCCCCGACATTTCCGAACAGGCGGAGGCGGGTCCGGTCCCTTTAGGGGCGCCGCAGCCGCTCCGGATGTGTGTAGACGTTGAAGCGCCCGCCGCGCACGAACGTGGCGAGCGTCACTCTGGAGCGCTCCGCGAGATCAATGGCGAGCGAGCTCGCCGCGGACACACTGGCCACCACGGGAATGCGAGCAACGGCCGCCTTCTGGACGATCTCGAAGCTCGCGCGGCCGCTCACCACGAGGACAGTGGGCGGGTGTTCGGGCGGAGGTGCCGGGAGGCTCGGTGAGGCACGAGAGGAACGCACCGCCCCACTGAGCACCAGCGTGCCCACCACCTTGTCCACCGCGTTGTGCCGGCCCACGTCCTCGGCCGAAGCGAGCAGCTCCCCGCTCGCGTCCAGCACAGCCGCCGCGTGAACGCCGCCCGTGCGCGCGAAGTTGCGCTGGAGATCTCTCAAGCGATCGGTGGCGCGGCCCACCACCTTCGGCGCGAGCGCGGGTCCAGGCGGCACCGGTGAGCACACCGCCATCAGGTCATCCACGCTCCGCCGTCCGCAGACGCCGCAGGCCGCCGTGGTCAGCGTTCCCCGGCGGGAGGAGTTCACTCGCTCCACTTCGAGCACCAGCCCGGGAGCGGGCGTCACCTCGATGATGTTGCCCCAGCCCTCCTCACCTGGACGCCCGCAGTACGTCACACCGCCCAGGTCCTCCACGGAGCGGAGGATGCCCTCGGAGAACAGGAAGCCCACGGCGAGCTCCCGGTCCTGACCCGGGGTGCGCATGGTGATGGCCACCGTGTCGCCGCTGACGCGGATCTCCAGCGGCTCCTCTACGGCGACCGAGTCCTCCTCGGGTGCGGCGGCCTCTGCCTCCGAGAACCGCACCACCGTCCGCCGCGTGACGCCCTTCTCCTCACGGCTCATGGGCCCGCTCCCGCGCCAGGTGCGTGATGAACTCGGCGATGTTCCGCAGTTCCTCAGTCCCGAAGCGCCGCAGCCCTTCCGGAGCGTCTTCCGGCAAGCGCGGTGCATCCGTCACCACCGCGAGCACATCCGAGCGCATCGCCGCCAGCAGTGACCCCAGGCCTTCGCGCCACACCTCCAACTTGGGCAGAGGGCCTTCCTTCCAGCCCTCCACCAGCACCAGGTCCACTGCGTCCGCGAAGCGCCCGAGCAGGGGCAGCAGCGCCTTCGCGGGCTCGTCCTTCACCGTGAGCTGCACACCCGCCGGTGTGGCGAAGCCCACCAGGG
Protein-coding regions in this window:
- a CDS encoding AHH domain-containing protein; its protein translation is MSALVVAFLVGCSSIPRVPHVEDTGQGQAVVHIPRTVDLQLVVVKPEEFQQAMRRLAREVRLSGTPRQTVEKMFQMDPQFGNYLYLRADKKLVPLGSGEPWDGTLTQDDLETAERYRVWCQRVYNVYGDCLGGALVGGRYLDMHGRYIWALALSKSPVIDEMKKALGEMVEVRALINTVLWTLGSMLLILALNPVAPALVAVVGLGLILYVGYDTLRNLVTGWIQLMEEVKVATTFEQIRDAGERFGKLLGREAARAFAMLLMAAIGSTAKLFAAKVPTLPGSAQVAVQADGTAKISLSALGSVEEIALTAEGVSVTVAATAMTMGASGSGSTGPCIETHHIATICNDTSTARGGPWTPRFRELFTKAGMSMEDPANKMPLPGHKGPHPERYHQIVMDELAGATETCPSVVECREALAGALRKLAKQIATPGTELNQLVTRATPR
- a CDS encoding imm11 family protein is translated as MSQRFFRLADDVNVPHRWHLAMPRDRQSLKVDDGQFRLGFPVLFKERLRIPVETAGTPLDFTEAGIMIPVVHVRVASMFAELAPDDVQLIPVDVEGQPDQYLILVATRRIHCIDEKASRIELWTHEDGVPHKVGQYFSVRDLRIDKSKVGSAQVLRCEGWTGPLIVSGEIKDALDRIGATGTRFEEV
- the fdhD gene encoding formate dehydrogenase accessory sulfurtransferase FdhD, which gives rise to MSREEKGVTRRTVVRFSEAEAAAPEEDSVAVEEPLEIRVSGDTVAITMRTPGQDRELAVGFLFSEGILRSVEDLGGVTYCGRPGEEGWGNIIEVTPAPGLVLEVERVNSSRRGTLTTAACGVCGRRSVDDLMAVCSPVPPGPALAPKVVGRATDRLRDLQRNFARTGGVHAAAVLDASGELLASAEDVGRHNAVDKVVGTLVLSGAVRSSRASPSLPAPPPEHPPTVLVVSGRASFEIVQKAAVARIPVVASVSAASSLAIDLAERSRVTLATFVRGGRFNVYTHPERLRRP
- the mobB gene encoding molybdopterin-guanine dinucleotide biosynthesis protein B, which encodes MKAPPALSVIGWSGAGKTTLVERLVPELRAQGLRVGVVKHSSDPHPLHRPGSDTARFEHSGAALVGFATPAGVQLTVKDEPAKALLPLLGRFADAVDLVLVEGWKEGPLPKLEVWREGLGSLLAAMRSDVLAVVTDAPRLPEDAPEGLRRFGTEELRNIAEFITHLARERAHEP